A DNA window from Parabacteroides johnsonii DSM 18315 contains the following coding sequences:
- a CDS encoding carbon-nitrogen hydrolase — protein MNTLKVGMVQQANTGDRAANIEKLKQNIRVCALQGVELVVLQELHNGLYFCQTENTEVFDQAEPIPGPSTEGFGALAKELGIVLVLSLFEKRAPGLYHNTAVVIEKDGTIAGKYRKMHIPDDPAYYEKFYFTPGDLGFEPIDTSVGKLGVLVCWDQWYPEAARLMAMKGAELLIYPTAIGWESSDTEDEKKRQLGAWVTVQRGHAVANGLPVVTVNRVGHEADPSGQTNGIQFWGNSFVAGPQGELLAELSNSDEEIRIVEIDKTRSENVRRWWPFFRDRRIDAFGGLTERFLI, from the coding sequence ATGAATACGTTAAAGGTAGGGATGGTGCAGCAGGCGAATACGGGGGACCGGGCTGCTAATATTGAGAAGCTGAAACAAAATATCCGGGTTTGTGCTTTGCAAGGGGTGGAGTTGGTCGTTTTGCAGGAGTTGCATAACGGGCTTTATTTTTGCCAGACGGAGAATACCGAAGTGTTCGATCAGGCTGAACCGATTCCAGGACCTTCTACAGAGGGCTTCGGGGCGTTGGCAAAAGAATTGGGGATCGTGTTGGTTCTTTCTTTGTTTGAGAAACGGGCTCCCGGTTTGTATCATAATACAGCTGTCGTGATTGAGAAAGACGGGACTATTGCCGGGAAATACCGTAAAATGCATATTCCGGATGATCCGGCCTATTATGAGAAGTTCTATTTTACTCCCGGTGATCTTGGGTTTGAGCCGATCGATACTTCGGTGGGTAAATTGGGCGTATTGGTTTGTTGGGACCAATGGTATCCCGAAGCTGCCCGCCTGATGGCGATGAAAGGGGCGGAACTGCTGATTTATCCGACAGCTATCGGTTGGGAAAGTAGTGATACGGAGGATGAGAAAAAACGCCAGTTAGGAGCTTGGGTAACTGTTCAGCGGGGGCATGCTGTGGCCAACGGGCTTCCGGTCGTTACGGTTAACCGGGTGGGGCACGAGGCTGATCCGTCCGGGCAAACGAATGGGATTCAGTTCTGGGGAAACAGTTTTGTCGCCGGTCCGCAGGGTGAGCTCTTGGCCGAACTTTCCAATAGTGATGAAGAAATACGAATTGTGGAGATCGATAAGACGCGTAGCGAGAATGTCCGCCGTTGGTGGCCTTTCTTCCGGGATCGCCGTATCGATGCCTTTGGAGGTTTGACCGAACGTTTTCTGATATGA